TCGCCGCGATCGGCCGCCGCACGTCGCTCGGGAAGTAGCACTCGTCGTGGCACAGGTAGGCGAGCCGCTCGGGCGAGAGCGCGCGCCGGCTCTCCTCCGGGCACCCGGGCTTCGGCTCGAACGAGCCGACGGCGCGCACCTCGAAGCGCGGGTTCGCGCCCATCGCGTGCTGCGAGCCCATCGGCGCGCGTCCGCCGTCGGCGCCGGGCGCGTTCGTGATGTCGAACCACAGCAGGATGCGCGGCCCGCTCGTGCCGTAGGCCTCGCGCCGCGCGAGCGCGCTCCAGATCGCCTCGCGGCTGCGCCCGCGCGCGTGCACGGCCGCGAGCCCGGCCGGGAACAGGAACGACGAGACGCGCAGGTCCTGCTGCGACCCGACGCTGATCGTCGTCGCGCCCGGGTCGACGGGCATGCGCGGATCCTCCATCTCGCGCGACGAGAACATCGACTGGAACATCCCGTACGGGAACTCGGGCGTGCCGCGCACGTCGCTCACGAGCGACGGATCGCTCTGCTTGTAGGCGTTGCCCGGGCGTCCCGTGTGGCCGTCGCTCGAGGCGACGAAGCCGAAGCGGAATCGCCGGCGGCCCTCGCCGGCGTCGGGGTCGGCCAGCGTCATCGCGTACTGCACGCTCTCGCGCGGCCGGTATCCGAAGGAAGGCTTGAAGCAGTCGCGGCACTGGTCGCAGTCGAGCCAGTCCTCGGGCGTCGTGTCGGGGAAGACGCGGAACGGGTTCACCCACGTGTTCGCCGCGAGCGTGCGCGCGCGCTCGACGCGCCGCTCGCACTCGTCGGCGGGCAGGTCGCCGCAGCGCTCGCGCATGATCTGTCCCGCGCGCTCGCAGCACGTGAGGTGGCCCGCGACGTGCGCGGGGCACGTGCGCGTGCCGTCGGCCGCGACGTCGATCTCGCGCCACGCGCGGAACTCCTCCGAGTTGCCGTGGCCCGACATGATCTCGACGAGCGGCATGCGCTCGGGCGCGTACTGCGCCTCGGCGAGGTGCTTGTCGAACGTCGTCGACGCAGGCGTGTACACGCCCCAGGTCGTGCCGTGCGGGATCACGAGCGCGGGCAGGCCCCACTCGTCGAGCTTGCGGTGCAGGTCCTTCGGCTCGCGCGCCACCTCGAGGCACGCGTCGCCCTCGATGTCGGGCGACGCGACGCCGTCGGGGCAGAGCGGCCGCTCGGCGAGTCGTTCGTGATGCTCCGCGAAGCGCTCGTGCACCGGCCAGTCGAGGAAGCCGACGACGCGCGTCGAGCGCGCCATCGCGGCGAGGCCGCGCAGCGCGGGCGACGTGTCGGCCGCCGCGATCGGCCGCGCGGGCAGCCGCGCGTCGTCCGTCTCCGGGAACACGACGCAGCGGTGGCCCCAGTGGTCGTCGGGCGTGAGGCCCATCTGGCTCCACTCGAAGCCCATGAACGCGACGAGGTCGGCGTCGCCGCCGTCGCCCGCGCGCGCGTTGCACGCGCGCACGCTCTCCTTCGAGCGGGTCCAGTGCTCGGGCGCGAGCGACTCCGCGTGGTCGGTCAACGCGAAGAAGTCGAGGTTCGCGCAGTGCCGCGCGAAGTCGCAGGCGTCGTTCGGCGGGTGCGCGCCGTCGCCGCCCAGCATCGGCAGCGAGAAGAGGAAGCCGTCCGACGAGTAGGACGTGTGCACGTGCAGGTCGCCGAACAGGATCGTCGTGTCGTCGGCGGGCGCGTCGTCGGCGCGGGACGCGAGCGCGCGCCCGGCCTCGTCGCGCGCGCGCGCTGCGCGGCGAGCGACGCCTCGCTCCGCCGCGGGCCCTCGATCTGCGAGTCCCACTGCGCCGCGCGGTCGTCGCCGCACCCGGAGGCGGCGGCCGCCGCGGCCAGCAGCGCGGCGGCCGCCGCGCGGACGGAGGTCGTTCGCGTCACAGCACGCTCCTCGGCGCGCGTCCGTCGACGGGCGCGCGCAGCGGCACCAGGTGCTCGGTGCGGTTGAAGAACTCGAGCGACCACACGGCGCCCGCGCCGAGCGCCGACGTGTGCAGCCGCGTCATGCCCGTCCACGCGCTCGTGAAGCGCAGCGGCGCCCACGGGTTCGGCTCGATGCCGAGCAGGTGCGACACCGCGACCGCGTTCGTGCCCTCGTGCGCGACGACGAGCACGCGCGCGTTCCAGTCCTCGACCCGCCACAGCCGGTGGCCCGCGTCCTCGTGCACGCCGAGCGCGTGCGCACCCGTGAGCAGCGCGTCGACGCCGCTCGTCACGCGCTCGTAGAAGTGGCGGAAGCTCTCGCCGCCCGCGTAGCCGTCCCACCAACGCTCGGGCTCGCGCAGTCGCCCGTCGCGGAAGAAGGCCTGCACCTGCGCGGGCGTGCTGCCGCCGAGCTCGGGGAGCGCGAGCTCGCGCAGCCACGACAGCGTGCGCGGCTCGAGCCCGAGCGCGCGCGCGATCGGCGCGGCCGTCTCCTGCGCGCGCACGAGCGGGCTCACGTACAGGACGTCGAAGGCGCGCGCGCCCTCGCCGTGCTCGCTCGCGAGCGCGCGCGCGGCGCGCTCGGCCTGCTCGCGGCCGAGCTTCGTGAGGACGGGCTCGTCGACGGCGCGGTCGTCCGGCTCCCAGTCGGGCTGCCCGTGGCGGATGAACGTGATCTCCAACGACGGCTCCTGTGCGCGCGGCGGCCGCGGGGCGAACGACGACGGCGTGGCTTGGGCGGGGAGGGCGAGCGCGGCGGCGGCGGCGCGAGACCCGGCCGCGCGGCGCCCCCCGCGCCGCGGCGCGCCCAGCCTACCGCCTCGCGCGCGCGGCGGGGTAGCTCGCGGCGACTGCTACGTTCGCCCGCCGTCATGGATGCACTCGCCGGCTTCCACCCCGCCGTGCGCACCTGGTTCGAGCGCCGCTTCCCCGACGGCCCGTCCGAGCCGCAGGAGCGGGGCTGGCCGGCGATCGCGCAGGGCCGCGACACGCTGATCGCGGCGCCGACGGGCACCGGCAAGACGCTCTCCGCCTTCCTCGTGTGCATCGACCGGCTCTTCCGCGCGGCGGCGCGCGACGGCGCGGGCGCGCGCTTCGAGCTGCGCGCCGACGACGCGCCCCCGGCCGCGCCGCTTCCCCCGACCGAGGTCGTCTACGTCTCGCCGCTGAAGGCGCTCGCGGCCGACATCCACCAGAACCTCGAGGCGCCGCTCGCCGAGATCCGCGCCGTCGCGCGCGAGCTCGGCCTCGCAGTGCCCGACGTGCGCGTCGCGCTGCGCACCGGCGACACGACCGCGAGCGAGCGCGCGTCCATGCTGCGCACGCCGCCGCACCTGCTCGTGACGACGCCCGAGTCGCTCTACCTGCTCGTCACCTCCGAGCGCGGGCGCGAGATGCTGCGCGGCGTGCGCACGGTGATCGTCGACGAGATCCACGCGCTCGCGCGCGACAAGCGCGGCGCGCACCTCGCGCTCACGCTCGAGCGGCTCGACGCGCTGTGCGCGCCCGCGCGCCCCGTGCGCATCGGGCTCTCGGCGACGCAGCGCCCGATCGGCACCGTCGCGCGGCTGCTCGTGGGCGCGGGCGAAGGCCGCAGCGAGCCCGACGGCGCGGCGCGCTGCGCGATCGTCGACGCCGGCCACCGCCGCGCGCTCGACCTCGCGCTCGAGCTCCCCGACGACGAGCTCGAGGCCGTGACCTCGCTCGAACAGCTCGGCTGCGCGCTCGACCGCATCGCCGCGCTCGTCGCCGGGCACCGCACGACGCTCGTGTTCGTGAACACGCGGCGCATGGCCGAGCGCATCGCGCACCTGCTCGCCGAACGGCTCGGCGACGACGCCGTCGCCGCGCACCACGGCAGCCTGTCGAAGGAGCGGCGGCTCCGCGTCGAGGCGCGGCTGCGCGCGGGCGACCTGCGCGCGCTCGTCGCGACGGCGTCGCTCGAGCTCGGCATCGACGTCGGCCCGGTCGAGCTCGTCTGCCAGCTCGGCTCGCCGCGCAGCATCGCGACGTTCCTGCAGCGGGTCGGTCGCTCCGGTCACTCGCGCCACGCGACGCCGAAGGGGCGCCTGTTCCCGCTCACGCGCGACGAGCTCGTCGAGTGCGCGGGCCTGCTGCGCGCGGTGCGCGCGGGGCGCCTCGACCGCCTGCGCCCGGCGCGCCTCCCGCTCGACGTGCTCGCGCAGCAGATCGTCGCCGCCTGCGCGGCCGACGACTGGCGCGAGGACGACCTCTTCGCGCTCGTGCGCGGTGCCGCGCACTTCGCCGACCTCGCGCGCGCCGACTTCGACGAGGTCGTCGCGATGCTCGCCGAGGGCATCCAGACGGGGCGCGGCCGGCGCGCCGCGTACCTGCACCGCGACCTCGTGAACGGCGTCGTGCGCGCGCGCCGCGGCGCGCGCATCGCGGCGCTCACGTCCGGCGGCGCGATTCCCGAGCGCGCCGACTACCGCGTCGTGCTCGACCCCGACGACACGTTCGTCGGCACGGTCGACGAAGACTGGGCGATCGAGAGCATGGCGGGCGACGTGTTCCTGCTCGGCAGCACGTCGTGGCGCATCCGGCGCGTCGAGGCCGGCGTCGTGCGCGTCGTCGACGCGCAGGGCGCGCCGCCGACGATCCCCTTCTGGCTCGGCGAGGCGCCGTCGCGCACCGAGGAGCTCTCGACCGAGGTGTCGCAGCTGCGCGCCGCGCTCGCGCCCTTCCTCGCGCGCGGCGAGCTCGCGGCCGCGCGCGCGTGGCTGGCCGACGAGTGCGGGCTCGGGCCCGACGCGCAGGACCAGCTCGCGCGCTATCTCGCCGCCGCCCACGGCGCGCTCGGCGCGCTGCCGACGCAGGGCGAGATCGTGCTCGAGCGCTTCTTCGACGAGAGCGGCGGCATGCAGCTCGTCGTGCACGCGCCGTTCGGCGGCCGCACCAACCGCGGGCTCGGGCTCGCGCTGCGCAAGCGCTTCTGCCGCACGTTCGACTTCGAGCTCCAGGCGGCCGCGAACGACGACGCCGTCGTGCTCTCGCTCGGCCCGCAGCACAGCTTCCCGCTCGAGGACGTGCCGCGCTTCCTGCACCGCGACACCGTGCGCGAGGCGCTCGCGCAGGCGGTGCTCGCGTCGCCGATGTTCACGGCGCGCTGGCGCTGGAACCTGAACCGCTCGCTCGCCGTGCTGCGGATGAAGGGCGGTCGCCGCAACCCGCCGGCCATCCAGCGCATGGAGAGCGACGACATCATGGCCGCGGTCTTCCCCGGCCTCGCGCAGTGCCAGGAGAACGCGAGCGGGCCGATCGAGATTCCCGACCATCCGATCGTCCGCCAGACGCTCGACGACTGCCTGCACGAGGCGATGGACGTCGAACGGCTCGAGCAGCTCGTCGGCGACCTCGCGAGCGGCGCGGTCGCCGTGCGCTGCATCGACACGACCGAGCCGTCGCCGCTCGCGCACGAGATCCTGAACGGGCGCCCGTACACGTTCCTCGACGACGCGCCGCTCGAGGAGCGGCGCACGCGCGCGGTGAAGCTGCGCCGCGGCCTGCCCGTGGAGGCGCGCGAGCTCGCGCGCCTCGACCCCGACGCGATCGCGCGCGTGCGCGACGAGGTGCGCCCCGCGCCGCGCGACGCCGACGAGCTGCACGACCTGCTGCTGCAGACGGTCGCGCTGCGCCCCGAGCTCGCGTGGCGACGCATGTTCGACGAGCTCGTCGCGGCCGGGCGCGCCGCGCTCGCGTCGCCGGACGGCGCGGGGCTGTGGGTGGCGACGGAGCGCAAGCGCGACGTCGCCGCGCTCTGGCCGGACGTCGCGTTCGCGCCCGACGCGCCGCTGCCCGCGGCGCTCGCCGCCACCGCGGCGCGCGAGCCCGAGCGCGTCGCGGCCGAGGCCGTGCGCGGGCACCTCGAGCTCACCGGGCCCGCGGCGCTCGGTGTCCTCGCGGCGCGGCTCGCGCTGCCCGCGGTCGCGGTCGAGCAGGGGCTCGCGATCCTCGAGGCCGAGGGCTTCGCGCTGCGCGGTCGCTTCGAGACGCACGTGCGCGACGCGGGCGGCGCCGACGCCGCACAGGAGCAGTGGTGTGCGCGGCGGCTGCTCGCGCGCATCCACCTCTACACGCAGGAGCGGCTGCGAAAGGAGATCGAGCCCGTCACCGCGCGCGACTTCCTGCGCTTCCTGCTGCGCTGGCAGCACGTCGCGCCGGGCACGCTCCGCGAAGGGCGCGCGGGCACGCTCGCCGCGATCGAGCAGCTGCAGGGCTGCGAGCTCGCGGCCGGGAGCTGGGAGTCCGACGTGCTGCCCGCGCGCGTCGATGGCTTCCGCGCCGAGCACGTCGACGCGCTCTGTCTGTCGGGCGAGATCGCGTGGGGCCGCCTCTCGCCGCGCGCGTCGGCGCGCGCGGACGACGCGCTCGCGCCGGGCGAGGCCGACGACTCCGCGCCGAGCGCGCCGCGCGGCGGGCTCGCGCCGTCCCGCCGCACGCCGCTCGCGCTCGTCGTGCGCGCCGACGCCCCCTGGCTGCTCGCCGCGCACCGCGGCGACG
This genomic interval from Myxococcota bacterium contains the following:
- a CDS encoding DEAD/DEAH box helicase, with the translated sequence MDALAGFHPAVRTWFERRFPDGPSEPQERGWPAIAQGRDTLIAAPTGTGKTLSAFLVCIDRLFRAAARDGAGARFELRADDAPPAAPLPPTEVVYVSPLKALAADIHQNLEAPLAEIRAVARELGLAVPDVRVALRTGDTTASERASMLRTPPHLLVTTPESLYLLVTSERGREMLRGVRTVIVDEIHALARDKRGAHLALTLERLDALCAPARPVRIGLSATQRPIGTVARLLVGAGEGRSEPDGAARCAIVDAGHRRALDLALELPDDELEAVTSLEQLGCALDRIAALVAGHRTTLVFVNTRRMAERIAHLLAERLGDDAVAAHHGSLSKERRLRVEARLRAGDLRALVATASLELGIDVGPVELVCQLGSPRSIATFLQRVGRSGHSRHATPKGRLFPLTRDELVECAGLLRAVRAGRLDRLRPARLPLDVLAQQIVAACAADDWREDDLFALVRGAAHFADLARADFDEVVAMLAEGIQTGRGRRAAYLHRDLVNGVVRARRGARIAALTSGGAIPERADYRVVLDPDDTFVGTVDEDWAIESMAGDVFLLGSTSWRIRRVEAGVVRVVDAQGAPPTIPFWLGEAPSRTEELSTEVSQLRAALAPFLARGELAAARAWLADECGLGPDAQDQLARYLAAAHGALGALPTQGEIVLERFFDESGGMQLVVHAPFGGRTNRGLGLALRKRFCRTFDFELQAAANDDAVVLSLGPQHSFPLEDVPRFLHRDTVREALAQAVLASPMFTARWRWNLNRSLAVLRMKGGRRNPPAIQRMESDDIMAAVFPGLAQCQENASGPIEIPDHPIVRQTLDDCLHEAMDVERLEQLVGDLASGAVAVRCIDTTEPSPLAHEILNGRPYTFLDDAPLEERRTRAVKLRRGLPVEARELARLDPDAIARVRDEVRPAPRDADELHDLLLQTVALRPELAWRRMFDELVAAGRAALASPDGAGLWVATERKRDVAALWPDVAFAPDAPLPAALAATAAREPERVAAEAVRGHLELTGPAALGVLAARLALPAVAVEQGLAILEAEGFALRGRFETHVRDAGGADAAQEQWCARRLLARIHLYTQERLRKEIEPVTARDFLRFLLRWQHVAPGTLREGRAGTLAAIEQLQGCELAAGSWESDVLPARVDGFRAEHVDALCLSGEIAWGRLSPRASARADDALAPGEADDSAPSAPRGGLAPSRRTPLALVVRADAPWLLAAHRGDAVPLEPGPGAARDVLEALRAHGALFHGELVRRTGRLPVEVEEALWDLVARGLVAADGFQAVRSLLGSRERHARRAVQRRTRRGLRRGARGAASAEGRWSLFPESACAGAADEDELGAPLAASDGDGDGAVAARFDADELAEAVAEQLLARWGVVFRDLVARETLAVPWRDVLWALRRMEARGTIRGGRFVTGFVGEQYALPGAVEALRRTRRMPRTGERVRIAAADPLNLVGILTPGPRIAPQRSAWIVYEDGAPLGADGLAPLGAGEPSSLGAGPA
- a CDS encoding histidine phosphatase family protein; the protein is MEITFIRHGQPDWEPDDRAVDEPVLTKLGREQAERAARALASEHGEGARAFDVLYVSPLVRAQETAAPIARALGLEPRTLSWLRELALPELGGSTPAQVQAFFRDGRLREPERWWDGYAGGESFRHFYERVTSGVDALLTGAHALGVHEDAGHRLWRVEDWNARVLVVAHEGTNAVAVSHLLGIEPNPWAPLRFTSAWTGMTRLHTSALGAGAVWSLEFFNRTEHLVPLRAPVDGRAPRSVL
- a CDS encoding DUF3604 domain-containing protein, translating into MGLADRGPAAERGVARRAARARDEAGRALASRADDAPADDTTILFGDLHVHTSYSSDGFLFSLPMLGGDGAHPPNDACDFARHCANLDFFALTDHAESLAPEHWTRSKESVRACNARAGDGGDADLVAFMGFEWSQMGLTPDDHWGHRCVVFPETDDARLPARPIAAADTSPALRGLAAMARSTRVVGFLDWPVHERFAEHHERLAERPLCPDGVASPDIEGDACLEVAREPKDLHRKLDEWGLPALVIPHGTTWGVYTPASTTFDKHLAEAQYAPERMPLVEIMSGHGNSEEFRAWREIDVAADGTRTCPAHVAGHLTCCERAGQIMRERCGDLPADECERRVERARTLAANTWVNPFRVFPDTTPEDWLDCDQCRDCFKPSFGYRPRESVQYAMTLADPDAGEGRRRFRFGFVASSDGHTGRPGNAYKQSDPSLVSDVRGTPEFPYGMFQSMFSSREMEDPRMPVDPGATTISVGSQQDLRVSSFLFPAGLAAVHARGRSREAIWSALARREAYGTSGPRILLWFDITNAPGADGGRAPMGSQHAMGANPRFEVRAVGSFEPKPGCPEESRRALSPERLAYLCHDECYFPSDVRRPIAAIEVVRIRPRTRADESPAELIDDPWRRFECAPDPAGCRVAFEDETFAADGRDALYYARAIEAPSMALNGAPLETELDANGEPSAIRPCTQARVDEGGCPSPVGERAWSSPIFVDFAREAAPAPGDA